The following proteins are encoded in a genomic region of Pyrus communis chromosome 11, drPyrComm1.1, whole genome shotgun sequence:
- the LOC137707446 gene encoding aconitate hydratase, cytoplasmic-like, protein MYINTASSAAFSLLRASRARFSSSSAVSRTFVSSPLRPSHHHFASHRFLSSSSAACSFPRWSHGGVHWRSSYTLRSQIRAVTPVIEQFQRKIASMASENPFKPNLTSLPKPGGGEFGKFYSLPSLNDPRIDKLPYSIRILLESAIRNCDNFQVKKEDVEKILDWEKTAPKQVEIPFKPARVLLQDFTGVPAVVDLACMRDAMNKLGSDSKKINPLVPVDLVIDHSVQVDVARSANAVQANMDLEFQRNKERFAFLKWGSTAFHNMLVVPPGSGIVHQVNLEYLGRVVFNNDGLLYPDSVVGTDSHTTMIDGLGVAGWGVGGIEAEATMLGQPMSMVLPGVVGFKLSGKLNNGVTATDLVLTVTQILRKHGVVGKFVEFYGDGMGELSLADRATIANMSPEYGATMGFFPVDHVTLQYLKLTGRSDETVSMIESYLRANKLFVDYNEPQIERAYSSYLELNLSEVEPCVSGPKRPHDRVTLKDMKSDWHACLDSKVGFKGFAIPKEVQNKVAKFQFNGQPAELKHGNVVIAAITSCTNTSNPSVMLGAALVAKKASELGLQVKPWVKTSLAPGSGVVTKYLLQSGLQQYFDQQGFNIVGYGCTTCIGNSGDLHESVASAISENDIVAAAVLSGNRNFEGRVHPLTRANYLASPPLVVAYALAGTVDIDFDKEPIGTGKDGKSVYFRDIWPSTEEIAEVVQSSVLPDMFKSTYESITKGNPIWNQLSVPESKLYSWDPNSTYIHEPPYFKDMTMDPPGAHGVKDAYCLLNFGDSITTDHISPAGSINKDSPAAKYLLERGVDRKDFNSYGSRRGNDEVMARGTFANIRLVNKLLNGEVGPKTVHIPTGEKLFVFDAATRYKADGHDTIVIAGAEYGSGSSRDWAAKGPMLLGVKAVIAKSFERIHRSNLVGMGIIPLCFKAGEDADTLGLTGHERYTIDLPSNISEIKPGQDVTVTTDNGKSFTCTVRFDTEVELEYFNHGGILQYVIRNLSKQ, encoded by the exons ATGTATATAAACACTGCCTCCTCCGCTGCCTTCTCCCTCCTCAGAGCTTCTAGGGCTCGATTTTCCTCCTCCTCAGCCGTCTCCAGAACCTTCGTTTCTTCGCCCCTCAGGCCTTCGCACCACCACTTCGCCTCCCACCGCTTCCTCAGCTCCTCCTCCGCCGCTTGCTCCTTCCCTCGCTGGAGCCACGGCGGTGTCCATTGGCGCTCCTCCTACACCCTCCGCTCCCAGATCAGAGCCGTCACTCCCGTCATCGAACAGTTTCAGCGCAAGATCGCTTCCATGG CTTCCGAAAATCCCTTCAAGCCAAATTTGACAAGTCTTCCCAAGCCCGGAGGTGGCGAGTTTGGCAAATTCTACAGCCTTCCTTCTCTGAACGACCCAAGGATTG ATAAGTTACCGTATTCCATCAGAATCCTTCTGGAATCTGCTATTCGTAATTGCGATAACTTCCAAGTCAAGAAGGAGGATGTTGAGAAAATTCTTGATTGGGAAAAGACTGCCCCAAAGCAAGTCGAAATTCCTTTCAAGCCTGCTCGTGTGCTCTTGCAG GACTTCACCGGAGTTCCAGCTGTGGTCGACCTTGCTTGTATGCGTGATGCTATGAACAAACTTGGGAGTGATTCTAAGAAGATCAATCCTTTG GTTCCTGTAGATCTTGTTATTGATCATTCAGTTCAAGTTGACGTTGCAAGATCAGCAAATGCAGTGCAGGCCAATATGGATCTTGAATTCCAGAGAAATAAGGAGAGGTTCGCTTTTCTTAAATGGGGTTCTACTGCGTTCCATAATATGCTTGTTGTTCCACCTGGATCTGGCATTGTTCATCAG GTTAATCTTGAATATCTTGGACGGGTTGTTTTCAACAATGATGGCTTACTCTACCCTGATAGTGTGGTTGGAACTGATTCCCATACAACCATGATTGACGGGTTAGGAGTTGCTGGATGGGGAGTTGGAGGTATCGAAGCTGAAGCTACTATGCTTGGCCAG CCAATGAGCATGGTGTTGCCTGGTGTTGTCGGGTTCAAGTTATCTGGAAAGTTAAACAATGGTGTTACTGCTACTGACTTGGTTTTGACTGTCACACAAATACTGAGGAAGCATGGAGTTGTTGGAAAATTTGTTGAATTCTATG GGGATGGTATGGGTGAACTATCATTAGCTGACAGGGCCACTATTGCCAATATGTCCCCTGAGTATGGTGCAACCATGGGTTTCTTCCCTGTTGATCATGTTACTTTACAGTATCTCAAATTGACTGGTAGAAGTGATGAGACT GTGTCAATGATTGAAAGTTATCTGCGGGCAAATAAATTGTTTGTTGACTATAATGAG CCTCAAATAGAACGAGCATACTCATCTTACCTAGAATTGAACCTTTCAGAAGTCGAGCCCTGTGTCTCAGGACCTAAGAG ACCTCATGACCGTGTGACTTTGAAAGACATGAAATCTGATTGGCATGCTTGTCTTGATAGCAAGGTTGGGTTCAAG GGATTTGCTATACCAAAAGAGGTGCAAAACAAAGTGGCAAAGTTTCAGTTCAATGGACAGCCAGCAGAGCTTAAGCATGGTAATGTTGTGATAGCTGCAATTACAAGTTGCACCAATACATCAAACCCAAGTGTCATGCTTGGGGCTGCTCTCGTTGCAAAGAAGGCTAGTGAACTTGGTCTGCAG GTCAAACCATGGGTTAAAACAAGTCTTGCCCCCGGTTCTGGAGTTGTTACAAAATATTTGCTACAGAG CGGATTGCAACAGTATTTTGATCAACAAGGTTTCAATATTGTTGGATATGGGTGCACAACATGCATTGGGAATTCAGGGGATCTGCACGAAAGTGTTGCTTCTGCTATATCGGAAAATG ACATTGTAGCAGCTGCTGTGCTCTCTGGAAACAGGAATTTTGAGGGCCGTGTTCATCCGTTGACGAGAGCTAATTACCTTGCCTCTCCTCCTTTAGTGGTTGCTTATGCCCTTGCTGGAACG GTTGACATTGACTTTGATAAGGAGCCAATTGGAACAGGGAAGGATGGTAAGAGCGTCTATTTCAGGGATATCTGGCCGTCCACAGAGGAGATTGCTGAG GTAGTGCAATCCAGTGTGTTGCCAGATATGTTCAAGAGCACTTACGAGTCAATTACTAAGGGCAACCCCATTTGGAATCAGCTATCAGTTCCCGAATCCAAACTGTACTCATGGGACCCTAATTCAACCTACATTCATGAGCCCCCATACTTCAAGGATATGACCATGGATCCTCCTGGTGCTCATGGAGTGAAGGATGCGTACTGCTTGTTGAATTTTGGTGACAGTATTACAACTGATCACATCTCCCCAGCGGGAAGCATCAACAAGGACAGTCCTGCAGCCAAGTACCTTCTTGAGCGTGGGGTGGACCGCAAAGACTTCAATTCTTATGGAAGTCGTCGTGGCAATGATGAAGTTATGGCCAGGGGAACTTTTGCCAATATCCGCCTCGTTAACAAGCTTTTGAATGGGGAAGTAGGGCCTAAAACAGTTCACATTCCTACCGGGGAGAAACTCTTTGTCTTTGATGCAGCAACT AGATACAAGGCTGATGGGCACGACACTATTGTAATAGCCGGAGCCGAGTATGGAAGTGGAAGCTCCAGGGATTGGGCCGCCAAGGGCCCAATGCTATTG GGCGTTAAAGCAGTGATTGCTAAAAGTTTCGAAAGAATCCATCGCAGTAATTTGGTGGGGATGGGTATCATTCCTCTTTGTTTCAAGGCCGGTGAGGATGCAGACACGCTAGGATTGACTGGTCACGAACGGTATACCATTGACCTCCCAAGCAACATTAGTGAGATTAAACCTGGCCAAGATGTGACCGTCACAACGGACAATGGAAAATCTTTCACCTGCACTGTTCGCTTTGACACTGAG GTGGAACTGGAATACTTCAACCACGGAGGCATTCTTCAATACGTTATCAGGAACCTAAGCAAGCAGTAA
- the LOC137709175 gene encoding uncharacterized protein encodes MGNCLRSNNKISSQDHEKHETAKEFETLEATKTAIALPSKLKEEKKSVRFNLQEDQEIGRRRGNIPDDSNSGGAVRISLVVTREELKQLLNYKKESNHSSLEELMSALKSRGTRVSEINGMSGDDKSISSGSCWRPTLESIPEDQY; translated from the coding sequence ATGGGAAATTGTTTGAGAAGTAATAACAAGATTTCGTCACAAGATCATGAGAAGCATGAGACAGCAAAGGAATTCGAAACCCTAGAAGCAACAAAAACAGCAATTGCATTGCCATCCAAGttgaaggaggagaagaagtcTGTGAGGTTTAATTTACAAGAAGATCAAGAAATCGGCAGACGTAGAGGAAATATTCCTGATGATTCGAATAGTGGTGGGGCTGTGAGGATTAGTCTGGTGGTGACTCGGGAGGAGTTGAAACAGCTGCTGAATTATAAGAAAGAATCAAACCACTCTTCTTTGGAGGAATTGATGAGTGCTCTGAAGTCCAGAGGAACTAGGGTTTCTGAAATTAATggaatgagtggtgatgataaaaGCATAAGCAGTGGTAGTTGCTGGAGGCCAACTTTAGAGAGCATTCCAGAGGATCAATATtga